caaatcagtggatagcaattttcgcgcgttttgattggctcccgtaactcggaatatccttggctattcactgttttgcgaacggagagaaaaatggcgcgtcgttttgcgaaagtttcagaagaagaaactgaagaagtgtttttttatccatctgatttggtaaatactaaaacaactatccccctcagggtcggtgaaaagcggtggatatatacctcgacgtttcgcgtctcggtatatatccaccactattcacctccccttcggggaatagttgtatattattaaagATGGTAAGGATAGAAATCAAAAGTTACATTTTGCAACCAATACCCAAGGATCAACACCTGCGGTCGTAAAATAGGCAGGGGGAGGAGGCATTATCAATGTGTCAGGTAGCTTAAGATTGAACCATGACTGTGTTCTCAAAATTAACAAGGTTGATAAACTACTTTCACAACATTATTGTGAGATGTTAAAGCACTGGCACATTGATCAAGGCATGGAGGTCCCATAATATCATGTCCTTTGCGTACAGTGAGAGTTCCTGCTATCCTACAAGTGATTTGAATCAAGGGATTGAAACAGCTGGATTATTGCTCAAGTTCCCACAcaccattaattttgaagtgCATTGACCCCCAGTAAAGCaatcatacatgtccaatacaggCAGCTATATAATGAGACTCTCGTCACATTGCCCAGGTGTGACAAGGTGTTGCCTTCAGCCCAAGGACAATATTAGTATTGTTTGGTTAGTGTCGTACTTATATTTGACAACCCTCAAAGTGCTTTAGAAATGCCTCATATGATTATTAGCCATTATTGTCAAAATTATGTTATCACTGTAGGAGCCATATGTAAACCTAACCATTTAAATTTGGCTCCACAGGGATTGTTAACACTAAGCTTTCAAATGGTGAATATATGGTCAAAGGCCACGAAGTGACATGCTTTACAAACGAAGAAGAAGGTCTTGTAAAGTTGGTGGATGTGATGCCGTTCCTCTTGGAGACTAAGCTTGTGGAAAATGGGGCAGTCTTTAAACATGCAGGACAAGCTTGGAAGGGTCATGTCTGTGTGTCAAAGAAAGAAGGTCACACTGGTTATGTTGCCACGGGCCAAAACCCAAACTCTGCCACTCCACTGGCTGAAGCAATTGTGAAACTGTTAAGGGAAAAGTAGGCATTCCTTTTCAAAGTTAAAAAGTACAGCACAAGTCCTGCTCATATATTGcactagttttttttctttttttcctcaaagtaGACACTAGTAGCATTGCTCTGTTCCTACACTATATAATTTATTACagtcactgaaaaaaaatttcaatattgcagttcaaaagaaaataaaagtgaTGAATTTTTAAAAAGTCCTTTTTTAGCAACATAGTCCATTGAGCATACTTGGTTTTTTCTTGACTTCAACTCACATTCAACAAAGCGCTGAGGGTGGGACTGTTTGTCGTCAACAGGATGTTGGCTGAGTGATACTGTGGGACAGTGATtattaaaaatcattttatCATGCACAGATTTTCTTTGTGGCATAACGGTGGGCCGTAATCTCAATACTGAAGACATGAAAATCAAATACCTACTTCAATATTTCAATTATACCACTTTTATCATCAAAATTTTTAAATGCAACTTAAATGGCAAGCTTAACTGTTTATAAAGATATCTGGGAGTCTTCACCATTCTCTTTCTCCATTGTCAATAATGCAGTAGAGAGAGAATGTAAATCTTTTAGCACAGAAGTCATTTCCCTCAAGTTCATTTCTTCTGCAGCGTCCTCCTCAGCGGTTGGTAAAGACTGAGTTGGTTCATTTTGCCAATAAGAGGAGAGCTTTTCATTGGATTGGAGCAACCTTTTTTCCTGTGCAGGGAGCTTATCTTTGCTTCTgcatgttttcattgtttttttgttgaaagGTTGAATTTGATccatgttttctttctcttcacCTTTGCCAACCActaaaaaaagatatttaaagTATACATGGACTGTATGAAGAAGCACTGGGCATTCACACACATACACTCAAAAGAACGACagtaacaaaaagacaaaaaaaaaaccttgaattCTACAAAGAAATAAAGGATAATTATGTACAACAAGGGTGATTGAGTGAACTTATAAAAGTGGGATTCTCGTTTTCAGGTTGCCGACTGTCGGTTACCTGTTGCTAACCTGTCGGTAATCTGTTGGCCCACAGTTAACCGTCAGTCGGCTGACAGTCAGTGGATGTGAGCtgttcttcacaattaccctCTTTCTTCAATTTGATATTTATATAGAATTTAgaaataataatggtaataacaatttacttctactactactaataatttAACActcataataattaatgatagtGAATTTCACTTTGTTACTGTACATGAGCATAATTTGCTCTGCAGGCTAGAAACTTGTGTGTACCTGTAAACTCCTTTGGTCGAAGTCTCGGAACTTTGAATCCCTCTTGCCTCATTGTGGCCATCAACATGTTTCTTTCCTTCTCCAGTTCCCTTGCTTTCATGTGACATTTTTCTAGTTTCATTTCATGTTCTTTCTGTTGAAGAGCTAGTTGACTGCTCCatttctctttctctctttcaaCTTGTCCCTCTGCCTGTCTCTGAGCCACAACTGCTTTGGTGTGTTCACGGCGGATGTCATTCAGCTGCCTCTCCAACTTGGCAAATTCCTCAGCAAATCTGGCTTGTTCAGTGTGCAATATTTTGTCTAAGTCTGCAAACAAAAATCATTATATTTAGAGAGAAACAAATAATAAGGTGAGGTGCACCTTGTCCAAAGGAAATTACTGGTTCCCCTTTGATCATTAAAGTCTTGTTGGGCAGGGTTAACCATTCAAGTGCACCCTGTGCTGTACACTAAGTCAGGTTGGTGTTGTGGTCTTCCTTAATGCCCCCCTCCCCTGTGTAAGTATGTGGGCTGAGTCTAAACCAATCTCAGCCTGACTTGAGTGTTTTTCCGAGGGTACTCAGGGTTTCCTCCCTCTCCAGAATCAACTCTCAGCCAATAATACAGTATCTGGCTGGGGCCTGAGCTCTAGGATCAACCATTGACCATATAGCAGCTGCCAAGAGCACATTATGCATTTGGCCTGATCCTGTTGAGCTGTGTTACTTGCTGTACTTTGTGAGAAAGATTAGCCTAACAACTTTACCTTTACCGTAACTTAATTGTCTTCTTCTTGAAGCAATGATTTTCAAGGGAATACTATTGAAGGGTGATagtaaaaacttgaaaagaaaaattaacacATAAAAAAAGCAAACCTTAGTGACTGCTCCCCTGAAGCATGTTTCAAAGCCAAGTGATTAAGTGAGAAATACCTACAGAAGATTGCAACAATCCCAACCAATGGGAAGCAACCAGTTTGCTGTTGCTTTACAAGTGCAGGCAAGAATTTGACCTGAGAACAACCCAGGGAAACTCAGGTTGGAACTCTTGGAATAAAGTAAAAAACCAAAACactaaaaatggcaaaaatgtgCTATGGAGTCCAGGACACATTGGTGGATTACATTGAAGGTTTGTACAGTACTCTGTCTACAAATGATCAAAATGCTTCAAAGACTAAAAAGAGATTGTCCAATCAATAACACAAGTAATCTAATTCACCTTTCTCAGCCTTGTCTTTGTGCTTTGCAATGGTTGATTTCATTTCTTCTATTGTCTCTAATCTCTCTGACAGTTCACCTTGTGTCTTCTGTAACTTTTCACTCACAACTGCACCTCTTTCCCTCTCATCTTTTAAAAGTGATTCCAGCTGTCAAGAAGTTGATGATTCTTATttaaaactaagaaaataattttacaatacATACATATGCCAGGTCAACTGCAGGCAACAATCCTTAGGACAATAATTTTACCATTATAACTATTTTTGCTTAATAAAAATTATGCTTGTAACTCCTACTGTTTTtccataaaaattaattatcttaTTGGGTAAAAGGATCTTTTCTTCAACGCCAGTAACTAGATTGGTTTGGGTAACACAGATCAATTTCCCTTAGCAGTGTTACGGCAAGTAGCAGGGTCAGAGATTACACTACAGAAGATAGAGGTCAGTTGATTAGAATCCAAAAAAACTACCAGGTTAAAAAGATTTGTACATGGTTAAGGATATTTGATATTATAGGTAACACACATACCGTATGACGGTACcgaagaaaataattattttaactaCAACATGTATCTAGAAGAATTATGTACCTGTGATATTCTGCTGGTGTATTGCTGCAGTTGTTCTTCAAATTGAGCTTTGAGTGCCATCTTGTTTCTTTCCAATATCTCAGACTCTCTCCTGGATTGTGCCAACAGATGATCTCTTTCATTTGTTAAGTGCTTGACTTCTGAGGCAAGTTGCTGATATGAAAGACCTGGCTCTGTTTCAGAAATGCCTGTCTCTGAAAAATAATGATTATCATCATtaatattgtttgaaaacaattttatgTACAGTACGACAACACCTCGCCCGACTTTTGAATTCCTACATTTGAATTGATTCATAAACTTGTTGAAAGACCAATAAAACTAGAGGTGACAAAGGAAGAAAGCCTTTACGTGATTTCATACATTTTATCATGAACACATGTCCATTGtatatgttgtagttcaatttttactttggaacaatttgtttttgtaccagtacacaataattatattaaacTGATACAAAATGTTTGATGTCCTacatgggttgagtttgttggttctctactttgCTCTGAGAGCATTTCCCTGGGTACTCCACTTTACCCCTCTCACCAGaaaccaaaattaattatttggaTTTCCTTTGTCTTGATTTGGTGTAAGGGTATTCTTATGTTATTGCAAAATAATTAgttatcaaaatgtcatttccACAACAGCTACTCCCATCACTGAAGCACCCCTCCTCCCTAACAGCTTCAATCATCATTATGTTATCCCCATAACTAACTTAAACACTTCTGCACTCCTTACCATCAGATTTTGATTGCATGTTATCAGCACCTTCTTTGACTGTTATAGTGAGTTCAGTCCTAAGCTTTTCTTCACGATGTTTAATCAACCCTTAGGACAAAAATTAGCAGAAAAACAGTTACTTTCTCTGCATTTATCTTTACCTGAATACAATACTTTCTGAATTTGTTGTCATGATCATTTTCCATCCTTCAAATCCTAGCAGTAAGCCAAGGTTTACTAAGCTTCCTTTAAAAGTGTACACTGTACTGTAGCTTGATACTTGGCCACAAAGATGACATAAATAAAGGCACTTGTGAAATGAACTATAAAAGCATTTTTCTGTGCAATACTGTGCTATTAACCAAAAAATTGCAGGACCCCTgttcaaacaaaataaaaaaaggtgTCTTTCAGTATATGGGGTTCTATGATTATTTTTATAAAATGTCAGATACAATGACAAAGAGTTATCTTCAAAATTGCACAGTAAAACATTCTCAAGGTGGACATGAGAATAGGTCATTTGGATGATggtgtcattttactaccaagaccagaatgctgttaTTGTCAGGCTAATATTTGTAATTGTCTCTTTATTCCCaagagagaagacaaaattgaataagaaagcattttgacggcgcattctggtcttggtagtaaaacaacgccatcatgcaaatgagccattatcattttatataataattgctTTTCAAAGACTGACCTTCAAGGAATTTAATCCGGCCACATGCAAAATTGATTCGCTGAGAAAATATGGGAAGCTTTCTGAGGGCGTCATCCATTTGTGAAGCAACATTCCGCATAAAATAATCAGTTCCCTCTGCAACTTCTTGCAGCTTACTCAGAGAGTTTTGAAAATCTGTTACAGTATTTTTCAgccttgtttcattttgttgactATTCTTGAGCTGCCTTTGCAAGGCCATGTTTTTGTTAACTTCAATTTGGTGTTGTGCTTTCTTGTCGGCCAAGGCAAGAGCTAGCATAGATGCATTTTTCTCAGATTCTTCAAGTTCCAACATCAAATGTTTCACCTAAAAgtcattaattattatcattaaacgTATTCACTATAAGTCAATTGCATCTTCATATAGAACAGTTcataaattgaaggggtgtttggaataaggccttaagtgacttttgatgcaatgtcaaattctcctagtcattcacaactgaatacaaggaaatttggaaggagaatctggtactttatcagaagtcacttaaggcttttctccaggcacccctgcaattattgtaCACACCTTTTGCTTTAACTTCAGGTCAAAATAGGCCAGGAGGTGATCAACTGATTATAAAGCAGTAGCGACAAGTGTTTgcataatttcttctttttctttttctactcAAAACTTATTACTAGTATTAACAACCAAGGTGGTAAAGATGTCCTATACTAAAGCTTGTGAGAGACAAGGGTCTATGATATCTTTGGAATGACATAAAAAATGCTTTTAATTTTCCCTTTTCCTTGCTTATGACTTTGCCCAAATCATTGAATTAACTCCTCCTGAAAATTTCtacaataataatgttattatccTTGGTACAGGAGTTAACAGAACTGAAACCAATAACTTTatactgtggaattgcacatgTTCCATTCACCCTATTGATGATGGTACAATTTCTAGACAGCTGAAAGGCATTGCTTGTGAACTGACACTGAAGAAACAAATTCTACTCTATGAGATTTGAAAAGAAATGCAATGTCATTTCAGTTGCaaagatttggttttatcaaatgagttgataaaggttgaattgccttcgtgaaagatttagaaagctgacgtttcaagtattagcccttcgtcattcgctccgacgaagggctaacgctcgaaacgtcagctttctaaatctttcacggtggtaattcaacctttatcaactcatttgataaaaccaaatttttgttttgatctctcccaccgacgcagcaccacagtttctttagaaactacagTAAAAAGTCATTTCAGTTGGTCATCATCTCAGAACAAATGGTACAGTAGCTGGTTTTGCCGAGAATTTGTAGTGCACAGACttctcaaataaaaaaaaaaaatggttgtaATCACACACCTGTGCCCTGCAATctctgttttccttttcatgaaTAATCTCTTGAGATTTTAACTGGACCAGCAACGCAAACAGCTTCTCCCTCCACTTTGTAAGGAAGCCATCATCTTGACTGCCGGCACCCTTTGCAAATTTTGCTTGAAACTTTAGCAGTTCTGTTTCTTGAATAGAGAGGATGTCATTGAGTGATGATAACCGAACATTCAAAAGTTCCACAGTCGATCTAAGGCTTTCATTTTCCTGCAGCGAGATTTCCATGTTTCGTCTTGCCTCTTCATTTTCTTGCTGCAATTTTTCAATTTGTGTATTGGGAAGGTTCTCTCCAATATAAGCTCTAAGCTGGTCAACAACAGAGACCTGCATCTTGAGTTCTTCATCTTTGTTTTGAAGTGTTGCTGCACAAGGAAAATTCACGATAACTTGGTCCCTAGTCTAAATTGGTCAAATTACTGAATTAAAGATCAGCGATAGGGGACCTCTAGGGTATGATATCACTACAGTCACTACAGTGAATGCATATTTCTAGATTACTACATGTTGAgaacctgatatcgtttttattcacaagtttttaataccatatatCGCGAAAAAGCGAGTCTTCAAGTCAGTGAGCGATATCGTATTAAAAATGAGTGAAATGAGTTTATTACATACggtattacatgcttaaaataaaatcaagccaccaagttgaagtacaaggaAGCATccataaaactgcaaagcaattcttcctgccaaatttgatgccaggcgtcagctaaaatataatgtgcaacccgattggtccaaccaaattattacagtaaatttgattggttggtgGCTTCACTTGCACAACACTCATGGGTTTGGATGGCTTTCTTCTTAGCGTACTTTACATTGTAGAAAGAGTAACCCTGAACACACTGTGCAGTGTATATTGGCCAAAAATTTAGGCTTGCAGGTTCACTTTGCCTAAAACACTACGTCTTAAGATGCTAAGAAAGTGACAACCCTGCTTTTCCTATAAAGGCAAGGTGGTCCAATTCCAAGAAGTACAAGCCTTCATAAAAAATTATCATAAGATCAGGGGTCCTAGACCTGGTGCGGTCATCACATTGTTCTTTCCTTTGACAAGAAACTAACACTCCATGACTGTCTTCTCTCTCCATCcaataaaatgaattaatttttgaTACTAGCAACATTACTCCGGAGGTCATCCTCCCTGCAGTGGGCTAGAATCCTATCCAAGAAGGATTGCGACATTCTCTCAGTTGGTGATAAATAATTATGTTCCAGATAAGCCCTGGCCATGCAAGCCTTCCCAACTTTTCCTTCCCTTTCCTTCTGTTGCTAcctaaacaaattattattcccACCCCCTTTCCCTTATTGGCTAAGAGAATAAATAATGATTCCCTCACCTGTGAGGCCATCAACTTCTTTTTGATGTGAAAACACTTCTTTTTCAAGTTCATTCTTAAGTTGAGCAAGACCTTTATCAAAAGTTAGCTGATTGCTTTTCATTTTCTCCTCTTGCTCCTTCATTATTTCTGAAAATTTGTGTTCTCTTGTCTTCAGTTCTTCTGTTAAGCTTTTCAGATCTTTCTCCTTACTAGACAAGTCCTTTCCCATCTGCATTTGAATCTGCTCTTTTTTCGAGATCTCCTCCCTCATCTCCTGTAATTCCTGGGAATATTTAACTTCACAAACACTGAGTCTCTCCTCCAAAGCTCTGACTTGTTCATACTTGTCAAATTCATTTTTTCTCAGCACATCTTCAAATCCTTTTCTATCAATCTTCACTTGCTCCTCGGCATTGTTCAATTCCAATTTTAAAGTCTTGATTGCAGCAGCTTGCTTATTTGAACGTTTCTCTAAACTCTCCTTTTCCAGTTCAAAAATTTCCTCTTTTTGTCTAATCTCTGTCCTGAGCTCCTTGACATACGAATTTGCTTTCTCTAACTCCCCTTCACTTCTTTCTAAATCTGTTTCCAAGTTTATTTTCACTTCCTTGACATCGACCCTGAGCTTAGCTGTCAAATTGCTCAATTTTCTGACTTCTGCTTGCAGGGCTAAATTTTCTTCTTGGAGCTCCGCCATTCGCTTCAAATCCAATGCATCGTCGACTCTTTCCTTCTGTTGCAAAATTTTTTCCTTCCGTATTTCCGTCTCAAGACGCAGCTCCTGTTCTTTCGAGGTCTTGAGCTGCTCTCTCAGTTGGTGATTCTCATCGCtcaatttcttcatttcagCTGCTGTTTGCGCgatcgatgcgtctttgtcttTCACAAGATTATATTCAGCTGGAGGGAGGAGCTTAACAGAACATAAGTCTTCTTTCCTAGGAGGGATTGAAGGTCGTGATACTTTGAAATACGAAGGAGACAGAAACTTTTCCCGTGCTGCTTTCTGCGTGCCCGAGCTCGTGCCCGCCATTTTTTAGAAACATGTAAATATGAAATATGTTCCAGGCGCGATCCCATAATACCTTGAAAGCCTGACTTTCCCCCAAGAGGACATTTCAGGATTTCTTACAAACTCTCTGAAGTGAATTTTCACGTGGAGTGTAAATTTGGAGAAAGAAACGCGATGGGAAGGGAGAAGAAAAAGGTGTTTATTGCACATGCTTTTTTTGTAATCGTAAAATATTTTGGATTTCGAAAAAGTTAAATCATTTGGTTTGATTTACAGGGAGAACGAGGGCTTGTAACGGCATACATGACAAGAAATAAAGCCTTGAGAAAACTTCAGCTGGGCTTGCCGGATTTCAGGTGATAACAAAAATGATACTCACCACTATGCTTTTAACAGTATTAGCTTCAGATTCCAACCGTTATggccgtttttttttctcaagctGGCTTGATAATGATGAATCCTTTTAAGAAGTACTCATAAAAGTAAATCGATGCTTGTTAAAGCTAAATTTTCCGAAGCAATGAATGGAGGTACTGCACAttaatatctatatatatcaaAAGGAGTCGGTGCAGCTTACAGTCATCCAGTTCCACAGTGTTTTCGTTCCAACAAGAAAAGAAGGTTTCGCTTCCTGGTCCATATAAGGCGAGTTTATTAGAACAAATTTTTGTGGTCGGCAAACTTTTTAATTTACTAAAATGTAACTACGTAATATTAAAATTACATAGTACCACGTACAATGAAGAGATGGATCAGAAAATGTCACGATGGAAATCCAATTTGTTAATTTACAATGTCCTCAATTAGTCTGCCTTTACGCTAAATAAACTTcacacttaaataaagtaattattattattattgttatagcCTACCTAGATACATAGAACACTCTTGTCACTCTCCTACATGTAGCTATGTGACAGATCTCTTTTCCCGCTCACAATGGTTTTGTTCAACATGCTTATAGGAGGTTGTGCATTCTGAAAGGTGTGTATCCAGTTGAACCAACAAATAAGAAGAAAGTAATGAGACAAAGTGTACAAACCACCTATTACTTCACCAAGGATATAAAGTATCTTGCCCATGAACCAATTATCAGCAAATTCAGAGAATTCAAGGTGTTCATTAGAAAACTCAAGAAAGCCATTGCCAAAGAGGAACCAGATACAGCAGCGAGATTAGAGCGAAACAAACCGGTGTATACGCTTGATCATATTCTCAAAGAAAGGTAACTATGGCAAGGTCTAACTTCAGTAACTGTAGTTCTTCAACAATCAAAATGCAACTGTTGTATTTGGTTGTTGAAGGTCATCCATTGCGCCCTGGAGTCTGTAGGTCACAA
The Acropora muricata isolate sample 2 chromosome 3, ASM3666990v1, whole genome shotgun sequence genome window above contains:
- the LOC136910670 gene encoding coiled-coil alpha-helical rod protein 1-like; the encoded protein is MAGTSSGTQKAAREKFLSPSYFKVSRPSIPPRKEDLCSVKLLPPAEYNLVKDKDASIAQTAAEMKKLSDENHQLREQLKTSKEQELRLETEIRKEKILQQKERVDDALDLKRMAELQEENLALQAEVRKLSNLTAKLRVDVKEVKINLETDLERSEGELEKANSYVKELRTEIRQKEEIFELEKESLEKRSNKQAAAIKTLKLELNNAEEQVKIDRKGFEDVLRKNEFDKYEQVRALEERLSVCEVKYSQELQEMREEISKKEQIQMQMGKDLSSKEKDLKSLTEELKTREHKFSEIMKEQEEKMKSNQLTFDKGLAQLKNELEKEVFSHQKEVDGLTATLQNKDEELKMQVSVVDQLRAYIGENLPNTQIEKLQQENEEARRNMEISLQENESLRSTVELLNVRLSSLNDILSIQETELLKFQAKFAKGAGSQDDGFLTKWREKLFALLVQLKSQEIIHEKENRDCRAQVKHLMLELEESEKNASMLALALADKKAQHQIEVNKNMALQRQLKNSQQNETRLKNTVTDFQNSLSKLQEVAEGTDYFMRNVASQMDDALRKLPIFSQRINFACGRIKFLEGLIKHREEKLRTELTITVKEGADNMQSKSDETGISETEPGLSYQQLASEVKHLTNERDHLLAQSRRESEILERNKMALKAQFEEQLQQYTSRISQLESLLKDERERGAVVSEKLQKTQGELSERLETIEEMKSTIAKHKDKAEKDLDKILHTEQARFAEEFAKLERQLNDIRREHTKAVVAQRQAEGQVEREKEKWSSQLALQQKEHEMKLEKCHMKARELEKERNMLMATMRQEGFKVPRLRPKEFTVVGKGEEKENMDQIQPFNKKTMKTCRSKDKLPAQEKRLLQSNEKLSSYWQNEPTQSLPTAEEDAAEEMNLREMTSVLKDLHSLSTALLTMEKENGEDSQISL